Below is a genomic region from Amycolatopsis sp. 195334CR.
TGGCCGGGCGCATCTCCGACGCCCGGCTGGCCAAGTCGGGCAGCCGCGCGAAGTTCCTGCTGTTCGGCGGCATCGGCGTCGCGGTGCTGTTCGCCGCGTTGTTCGCGCACCCCGGGTTCGGCCGGACCTGGCTCGACGCCGGGTACGTGGTGGCGGTGTTCTTCCTGTGCGCCACCGCGTTCGCCTTCTTCCAGGTGCCGTTCAACGCGCTGCCCGCCGAGCTGACCCCCGGCTACGAGGAACGCACCCGGCTCAACAGCTGGCGCATCGGCGTGCTGGCGCTGGCCATCCTGGTCTCCGGCGGCGGCGCGCCCGCCATCGTGGAGATCTTCGGCGGTGTGCCCGGCTACCGCGCGATGGGCGTGGCGGTCGGGGTGATCATCCTGGCCGGTGCGCTCGGGGTGTACTTCAGCATCCGCACCGCCCCGGTGGCGAAGGTCCGCCAGCCCACCACGAGCTGGCGTGAACTGCTCACCACCATGCGCGAGTGGCGTGCCTTCCGCTGGCTGCTCGGGGTCTACTTCGTCCAGTCACTGGGCATCGGCACCCTGCTCGCCGGGGTCAGCTACCTGGCCAGGCACGTGCTCGGCGACCCCGGCCTGCAGACCTTCCTCTTCGCCGGGTTCGTCGGTCCCGCGCTGCTGGTGATGCCGTTGTGCATGGC
It encodes:
- a CDS encoding MFS transporter, yielding MLPLKTRLGYSVGSFVTGAFGTVPGLLLLPYLTDTMAVPGAIAGAIVLVPKAWDVLFNPVAGRISDARLAKSGSRAKFLLFGGIGVAVLFAALFAHPGFGRTWLDAGYVVAVFFLCATAFAFFQVPFNALPAELTPGYEERTRLNSWRIGVLALAILVSGGGAPAIVEIFGGVPGYRAMGVAVGVIILAGALGVYFSIRTAPVAKVRQPTTSWRELLTTMREWRAFRWLLGVYFVQSLGIGTLLAGVSYLARHVLGDPGLQTFLFAGFVGPALLVMPLCMALGRRWGKVTGLRIFTAIFAVALLGLLLARVLPTPVFFVFVALAGIGYAGIQVFPLAILPDLITAEEERTGATRAGVAAGVWTAGETLGLALGPSLFGLILQLGGYVSSVDAAAAQPESAITAVLLGFSLLPAILVAIALPLLRKSILEPGR